In the genome of Cygnus olor isolate bCygOlo1 chromosome Z, bCygOlo1.pri.v2, whole genome shotgun sequence, one region contains:
- the GCNT1 gene encoding beta-1,3-galactosyl-O-glycosyl-glycoprotein beta-1,6-N-acetylglucosaminyltransferase, producing the protein MLKRKLRFCHNSCFRLFLGLTLILVIVSVLKVNQKPNFLNRRHLELTKEDPTGNINCTKIIEGDIEEIQKVKLETLSISFKKRPKLTANDYINMTADCASFTKMRKYIMEPLSNEEAEFPIAYSIVVYHKIEMLDRLLRSIYAPQNFYCIHVDRKSPESFFTAVKGIVSCFDNVFISSQLESVVYASWSRVQADINCMKDLYRRSSNWKYLINLCGMDFPIKTNQEIVEKLKALKGENSLETEKMPVYKEVRWKKHYEIIDGKVKNTGIDKQLPPLNTPIFSGSAYFVVSRRFVEHILESSKILKFIEWAKDTYSPDEYLWATIQRIPEVPGAVSSSDKYDVSDMNALARFVKWQYFEGDVSKGAPYPPCSGVHVRSVCVFGVGDLKWMLRNHHFFANKFDTDVDPFAVKCLEEYLRHKALYLQKN; encoded by the coding sequence atgctgaaaaggAAACTACGGTTTTGCCACAACTCATGCTTCAGGCTTTTCTTGGGTCTAACTCTGATTTTAGTAATCGTTTCAGTTTTGAAAGTTAACCAGAAACCAAACTTCTTAAATCGGAGACATCTAGAGCTGACTAAGGAAGACCCTACTGGCAATATTAACTGCACCAAGATAATAGAGGGTGATATAGAAGAAATTCAAAAGGTGAAGCTTGAGACATTATCAATATCATTTAAGAAGCGCCCCAAACTGACAGCCAATGACTATATTAACATGACAGCAGACTGTGCCTCTTTCACTAAGATGAGGAAATACATTATGGAACCTCTCAGCAATGAAGAAGCAGAATTTCCAATTGCTTACTCAATAGTGGTTTATCACAAAATCGAGATGCTTGATAGACTTCTAAGATCTATCTATGCTCCTCAGAATTTTTACTGCATCCATGTAGACAGAAAGTCTCCAGAATCCTTTTTTACCGCTGTGAAGGGAATAGTCTCATGTTTTGATAATGTCTTTATTTCCAGCCAGTTAGAGAGTGTTGTATATGCTTCATGGAGCAGGGTGCAGGCAGATATTAATTGCATGAAAGATCTCTACAGAAGAAGTTCAAACTGGAAATACCTAATAAACCTTTGTGGCATGGACTTTCCTATAAAGACCAACCAGGAAATAGTAGAGAAATTGAAAGCCCTTAAAGGTGAAAACAGcttggagacagaaaaaatgccTGTTTATAAAGAAGTAAGGTGGAAAAAACACTATGAGATTATTGATGGTAAGGTAAAGAACACAGGTATAGACAAACAACTGCCACCTCTCAATACTCCAATTTTTTCTGGTAGCGCCTATTTTGTAGTTAGCAGAAGATTTGTAGAACATATAttagaaagcagcaaaatcCTCAAATTTATTGAGTGGGCAAAAGACACTTACAGCCCTGATGAATACCTGTGGGCAACGATTCAGAGAATCCCTGAAGTCCCCGGTGCTGTTTCTTCTAGTGACAAGTACGACGTTTCTGATATGAATGCACTGGCCAGGTTTGTCAAATGGCAGTACTTTGAAGGAGATGTGTCTAAAGGTGCACCCTACCCACCGTGCAGCGGAGTTCATGTTCGGTCTGTCTGTGTGTTTGGGGTAGGAGATCTGAAATGGATGCTGCGAAACCACCACTTCTTTGCTAATAAGTTTGATACTGATGTCGACCCTTTTGCAGTGAAATGTTTGGAAGAATATTTACGACATAAAGCTTTGTATCTgcaaaagaactga